The following coding sequences lie in one Alicyclobacillus curvatus genomic window:
- the pyrE gene encoding orotate phosphoribosyltransferase yields MSRQQALGEQTFEWEGAERLARSLLQIKAVEIHPENPFTWSSGWKSPIYCDNRMILGYPLCFDQVERGFIKAISELTPGVDVIAGTATAGIPHAAAVARVLKLPMAYVRGSAKGHGKQKQVEGRIGAGLSAVVIEDTLSTGRSAFEAVEALRAEGMDVLAVFSIFSYDFAISREKAEAAEIPAHRLLGFDTLISTAVAESYVDKSYLEVLQNWRLHPEQFGG; encoded by the coding sequence ATGAGTAGACAACAAGCATTAGGGGAGCAGACGTTCGAGTGGGAGGGCGCAGAGAGACTAGCACGTTCGCTCTTGCAGATTAAGGCCGTCGAAATCCATCCGGAGAACCCGTTTACCTGGTCTTCCGGATGGAAATCACCGATATACTGTGACAATCGGATGATTCTTGGCTATCCGCTATGCTTTGACCAAGTCGAACGGGGATTCATCAAGGCGATTTCTGAATTGACACCTGGTGTCGATGTGATTGCAGGTACGGCAACTGCTGGGATTCCTCATGCCGCAGCTGTGGCAAGGGTGCTGAAGTTGCCAATGGCCTACGTGCGTGGAAGTGCAAAGGGACACGGAAAACAAAAACAGGTTGAAGGCCGTATCGGTGCGGGGTTATCCGCCGTCGTGATTGAAGATACGTTATCAACGGGCCGCTCTGCGTTTGAAGCGGTGGAAGCTTTGAGAGCAGAGGGTATGGATGTGTTGGCGGTGTTCTCTATCTTCTCGTACGATTTTGCGATATCCCGTGAGAAAGCGGAAGCTGCCGAGATACCTGCCCATCGATTGCTCGGGTTTGATACCTTAATTTCCACTGCGGTGGCTGAGTCGTATGTTGACAAGTCCTACTTGGAGGTCCTGCAAAACTGGCGATTGCACCCTGAGCAATTCGGGGGCTGA
- the pyrF gene encoding orotidine-5'-phosphate decarboxylase: MDGISLTPNRDRESLRAEWTRLQSALTSPVYNAVRKRTYVALDVPHAEDALQIVDDLGPAVDGYKVGLELFYAAGRQVIDELARREKRVFLDIKLHDIPTTVAHALRVVCNWPIEMVNVHSAGGTAMLEAAMEAVDQSSYHPLLIGVTVLTSLGEQDLMHLGMPAGADLAVKWSRLCQAAGLDGVVTSALDVAAVTSACGEAFITVVPGTRPAFASRNDQTRVLTPGEAVQRGATRLVLGRAVTRAENRLEALRAIWDEMAAFDRA, encoded by the coding sequence ATGGATGGGATATCGCTGACACCTAACAGGGACAGGGAAAGTCTACGGGCAGAATGGACACGTCTGCAGTCGGCGTTGACATCTCCTGTCTACAATGCAGTGCGGAAACGGACGTATGTCGCGCTCGATGTGCCGCATGCAGAGGATGCGTTACAGATTGTAGACGACCTCGGCCCTGCGGTTGATGGCTATAAAGTTGGCTTGGAACTCTTTTATGCCGCCGGCAGACAGGTCATCGATGAACTGGCGAGGCGCGAGAAGCGGGTCTTTCTCGACATCAAGCTGCACGACATACCGACGACTGTCGCTCATGCGCTGCGCGTGGTTTGCAACTGGCCCATCGAGATGGTCAATGTGCACAGCGCGGGGGGAACCGCGATGCTCGAAGCTGCGATGGAAGCGGTGGACCAAAGTTCGTACCACCCACTCTTAATTGGTGTGACTGTGCTGACAAGTCTTGGAGAACAGGACTTGATGCATCTTGGGATGCCGGCTGGAGCCGACTTGGCTGTGAAGTGGAGCCGACTGTGTCAAGCTGCGGGACTCGACGGTGTGGTTACGTCGGCACTCGACGTCGCGGCGGTAACATCCGCTTGTGGCGAGGCATTTATCACTGTCGTTCCTGGGACTAGGCCTGCTTTCGCAAGCAGAAATGACCAGACGCGGGTCCTCACACCAGGGGAAGCCGTACAGCGCGGTGCGACTCGTCTTGTCCTTGGTCGAGCAGTCACCCGGGCAGAGAATCGGCTGGAAGCGCTACGTGCCATTTGGGACGAGATGGCGGCGTTTGACCGCGCATAG